Proteins from a single region of Chloroherpeton thalassium ATCC 35110:
- the panB gene encoding 3-methyl-2-oxobutanoate hydroxymethyltransferase — translation MSTRLDIKKRLAPQVTTRKLVEMKAQGEKIAILTAYDYTMARILDNSGIDVLLVGDSASNVFGGNETTLPITMEEMIYHAKAVFRGVHAATGRAMIVVDMPFMSYQLSSEDALRNAGKLMKETGCHAVKLEGGKAIIEAVKRITDVGIPVMGHLGLTPQAIYKFGSYKVRAREEEEAEQLLEDAKQLENAGAFAVVLEKIPMELSQKVTDSLHIPTIGIGAGAACDGQVLVVNDMLGFNTDFHPRFVRKYANLDNVIGTSVKNYVNDVRQGTFPNESESY, via the coding sequence ATGTCAACACGATTGGATATTAAAAAACGACTCGCGCCACAAGTTACCACACGAAAGTTAGTTGAAATGAAAGCGCAAGGCGAAAAAATCGCAATTCTTACAGCTTACGACTATACGATGGCTCGCATTTTAGATAATTCGGGCATCGATGTGCTGCTCGTGGGTGATTCGGCTAGCAATGTTTTCGGCGGAAATGAAACGACCTTGCCGATTACAATGGAGGAAATGATCTACCACGCAAAAGCTGTTTTTCGCGGCGTTCATGCAGCAACAGGACGCGCCATGATCGTGGTCGATATGCCATTTATGAGTTACCAACTTTCCAGCGAAGACGCGCTGCGCAACGCTGGTAAATTAATGAAAGAAACAGGCTGCCACGCGGTGAAGTTGGAAGGCGGAAAAGCGATTATTGAAGCCGTCAAAAGAATTACCGATGTAGGCATTCCGGTTATGGGACATTTGGGACTAACGCCGCAAGCGATTTATAAATTTGGCAGCTATAAGGTTCGCGCTCGCGAAGAAGAAGAAGCCGAGCAGTTGTTGGAAGATGCAAAGCAACTTGAAAATGCAGGCGCATTTGCTGTGGTGCTGGAAAAAATTCCGATGGAACTCTCCCAAAAAGTGACAGACAGTCTCCATATTCCAACGATCGGGATTGGTGCTGGCGCGGCCTGCGACGGACAAGTGCTGGTTGTGAATGATATGCTTGGGTTCAACACGGATTTTCATCCGCGATTCGTCAGGAAATATGCAAATTTGGACAACGTCATCGGCACATCCGTTAAAAACTATGTTAATGACGTTCGCCAAGGCACATTTCCAAACGAATCAGAAAGTTATTAG
- a CDS encoding UDP-glucose dehydrogenase family protein produces the protein MKHVAVVGTGYVGLVAGTCFAETGNQVICVDIDKAKVEKLRNNVVTIYEPGLEVLFKRNLREKRLHFTTELAEAMESCDIIFLALPTPPGEDGSADLKYVLGVAKEIGKLIKSYKVVVNKSTVPVGTADKVRAAIAEHATCDFDVVSNPEFLREGVAVDDFLKPDRVVIGSSSERATEVMQQLYEPFVRQGNPILVMDERSAEMTKYAANSMLALRISFMNEIANLCDKVGANVDMVRRGIGTDFRIGKHFLYPGVGYGGSCFPKDVKALIKTAQDYEYNFQILKSVECVNESQKHLLVQKIEAYYGGREHIAGKKFAMWGLSFKPNTDDIREAPSLVVIHALLEMGAEIVAYDPEAMGHVKQIVGDKVTFASLAEDALNDADALIIVTEWNEFRNPDFNSVKKRLKHHLIFDGRNVFDNHKMKELGFEYYSIGRPTCQL, from the coding sequence ATGAAACATGTTGCAGTTGTAGGAACCGGCTATGTTGGCTTAGTTGCCGGAACCTGTTTTGCCGAAACCGGCAACCAAGTGATCTGTGTCGATATCGATAAAGCGAAAGTTGAGAAACTCAGAAATAACGTGGTTACGATATATGAACCAGGTCTTGAGGTGCTTTTCAAACGGAATTTGCGTGAAAAACGCCTTCACTTCACCACAGAACTTGCTGAGGCAATGGAAAGTTGCGACATTATTTTTCTTGCCTTGCCAACACCTCCAGGAGAAGACGGCTCTGCAGATTTGAAGTACGTGCTCGGCGTTGCAAAAGAAATCGGAAAATTAATCAAGTCATATAAAGTGGTTGTCAACAAAAGCACCGTTCCTGTGGGAACAGCCGATAAGGTTCGCGCGGCTATTGCTGAACATGCAACCTGTGATTTTGATGTGGTTAGCAACCCAGAATTTTTGCGCGAAGGTGTTGCGGTTGATGATTTTCTTAAACCGGATCGTGTTGTTATCGGCAGTTCTTCCGAGAGAGCAACTGAAGTCATGCAGCAACTTTACGAACCGTTTGTTCGCCAAGGCAACCCTATTTTGGTGATGGACGAACGCAGCGCTGAAATGACAAAATACGCGGCCAATTCCATGCTCGCCCTTCGCATTTCATTTATGAATGAAATTGCAAATCTTTGCGATAAAGTTGGCGCAAATGTAGATATGGTTCGCCGCGGCATCGGGACCGATTTTCGTATTGGAAAGCATTTTCTCTATCCAGGCGTGGGCTACGGCGGAAGCTGCTTCCCAAAAGATGTGAAAGCACTTATTAAAACGGCTCAAGATTATGAGTATAACTTCCAAATTTTGAAATCAGTCGAGTGCGTCAATGAAAGCCAAAAGCATTTGTTAGTTCAAAAAATAGAAGCTTACTACGGCGGACGCGAACACATCGCGGGCAAAAAATTTGCCATGTGGGGACTTTCCTTTAAACCAAACACCGACGATATTCGCGAAGCGCCATCGCTTGTCGTTATCCATGCGTTGCTTGAAATGGGCGCTGAAATTGTCGCTTACGATCCAGAAGCAATGGGACATGTGAAGCAAATTGTTGGCGATAAAGTAACCTTCGCTTCTTTAGCAGAGGATGCGCTGAACGACGCCGACGCGCTCATCATTGTCACAGAGTGGAATGAGTTCCGAAATCCTGATTTCAATTCAGTGAAGAAGCGCTTGAAACATCATCTCATTTTTGATGGCCGCAACGTTTTCGATAACCACAAAATGAAAGAATTAGGCTTTGAATATTATAGCATTGGCCGCCCAACTTGCCAGCTATAA
- a CDS encoding NADPH-dependent F420 reductase, translating into MKVGILGTGHIGSGLGKRWAENGHQVFFGSRVPEKAAALAKTIGHGALFGTYQQTCAFAEVILLAFPWSACDAALQSCGSLTGKILIDCINPLGNDYRSLTIGYSTSVAEEIAKQAPGAKVIKAFNSISDKVIRLGADFNGQKASAFYCGDDAEAKVAVQELISTIGFEPVDCGALKTARYLEPMAVLLINVAMNGYGSNIAFNLLQR; encoded by the coding sequence ATGAAAGTTGGAATACTTGGAACAGGGCACATTGGCAGTGGACTTGGAAAGCGTTGGGCTGAGAATGGGCATCAGGTGTTTTTTGGCTCACGTGTGCCAGAAAAAGCAGCAGCTTTAGCCAAAACAATCGGGCATGGCGCGCTTTTTGGCACATACCAGCAAACATGCGCGTTTGCCGAGGTCATTTTGCTTGCGTTTCCGTGGTCTGCTTGTGACGCCGCGCTTCAAAGCTGCGGTTCGCTAACTGGAAAAATTCTCATCGATTGTATAAATCCGTTGGGAAACGACTATCGTTCTTTAACCATCGGTTATAGCACATCAGTTGCAGAAGAGATTGCAAAACAAGCCCCCGGCGCTAAAGTCATTAAAGCGTTTAATTCCATTTCGGATAAAGTTATTCGCTTAGGCGCTGATTTTAATGGCCAAAAAGCCAGCGCGTTTTACTGTGGCGACGATGCTGAAGCAAAAGTGGCTGTGCAGGAACTCATTTCTACTATCGGGTTTGAGCCAGTTGATTGCGGCGCATTGAAAACCGCTCGTTATCTTGAACCGATGGCCGTTCTTTTGATTAATGTGGCCATGAACGGCTACGGTTCAAATATTGCGTTTAATTTGCTTCAGCGCTAA
- a CDS encoding alanine/glycine:cation symporter family protein has protein sequence MRKTLTILFQILILSFPAKTFAQAGTELSIDEKINAVVEPIATTVANVIFYSVPINNEIAIPVVLVWLLLGAVVFTLYMNFINVRGFRLGLDLILGVYDNPKYQKGEVSHFQALTAALSGTVGLGNIAGVAVAITLGGPGATFWMIIAGLLGMSSKFVECALGVKYRNINPDGSVSGGPMYYLSKGLAEKGQVKLGKVLSVFFAIMCIGGSLGGGNMFQINQAYKQFIVATGGEYSFAYESAWLFGLVMAVLVAIVIIGGIKSIARVTDKLVPFMFFIYASAALFIIFVHWRDIPAAFLLIFSGAFSPEAISGGVIGVMIQGFKRAAFSNEAGIGSASIAHSAVRTDEPITEGLVALLEPFIDTVLICTMTALVIIITGFYNEQGVDGVALTSSAFESVISWFPYLLSLAVILFAFSTMIAWSYYGLKAWTYLFGETKVANLTYKFIFCVFLVFGATMNLDSVIYFSDAMIFSMSFPNIMGLYLLGADVKSDLNQFLARVKSGEIRRFK, from the coding sequence ATGCGAAAAACCCTAACGATTTTATTTCAAATCCTGATATTGTCATTTCCTGCGAAAACTTTTGCACAAGCAGGCACTGAATTGTCGATCGACGAGAAAATAAACGCAGTTGTTGAGCCAATTGCAACTACGGTAGCCAATGTGATTTTTTATTCCGTCCCGATTAATAATGAAATTGCTATTCCTGTTGTTTTGGTATGGTTACTCTTGGGCGCGGTGGTTTTTACTTTGTACATGAATTTTATCAATGTTAGAGGTTTCCGACTCGGCTTGGATTTGATTTTAGGGGTGTATGATAACCCTAAATATCAAAAAGGAGAAGTGTCTCATTTTCAAGCGTTGACAGCGGCGCTTTCGGGAACGGTTGGATTGGGAAATATTGCGGGCGTGGCTGTGGCAATTACGCTGGGCGGGCCTGGCGCTACATTCTGGATGATTATAGCCGGCCTATTAGGAATGTCTTCAAAGTTTGTTGAATGCGCATTAGGCGTGAAATATCGCAATATTAATCCCGATGGTTCAGTGTCCGGTGGCCCAATGTATTATTTAAGTAAGGGGTTGGCGGAAAAAGGCCAAGTCAAGCTTGGCAAAGTGCTCTCCGTATTTTTTGCGATTATGTGCATTGGTGGATCGCTCGGCGGCGGTAATATGTTTCAAATCAATCAGGCATATAAGCAATTCATTGTGGCAACGGGCGGCGAATATAGTTTTGCTTATGAAAGTGCGTGGCTGTTTGGTTTGGTTATGGCTGTGTTGGTGGCAATTGTAATTATTGGCGGTATAAAAAGCATCGCCCGTGTCACCGATAAATTGGTTCCATTTATGTTTTTTATTTATGCCTCGGCGGCGCTCTTTATCATTTTTGTTCACTGGCGAGATATCCCCGCTGCGTTTTTGCTAATTTTTTCCGGTGCATTTTCCCCAGAAGCTATTTCCGGTGGCGTGATTGGTGTGATGATTCAAGGATTTAAACGGGCGGCTTTTTCAAATGAAGCCGGAATTGGCTCGGCTTCGATTGCGCATTCTGCAGTGAGAACAGACGAGCCAATTACCGAAGGCTTGGTGGCGCTTCTTGAGCCGTTTATCGACACCGTTTTGATTTGCACCATGACAGCGCTTGTCATCATCATCACTGGATTTTACAATGAACAAGGCGTCGATGGTGTGGCTTTAACTTCCTCTGCTTTTGAAAGTGTCATTTCTTGGTTTCCCTATCTTCTTTCGCTAGCTGTTATTTTATTTGCTTTTTCAACCATGATCGCCTGGTCATATTATGGCTTAAAAGCTTGGACATATCTTTTTGGGGAAACCAAAGTCGCTAATTTGACTTACAAGTTTATTTTCTGTGTTTTTCTCGTGTTTGGCGCAACGATGAACTTGGACAGCGTCATATATTTTTCCGACGCTATGATTTTTTCCATGAGCTTTCCAAATATCATGGGGCTGTATCTTTTAGGCGCTGATGTCAAGTCTGATTTAAACCAGTTTCTTGCTCGCGTGAAGTCAGGGGAAATTCGTCGCTTCAAATAA
- the bchY gene encoding chlorophyllide a reductase subunit Y codes for MSEEKNKTNLQSESNFESLFNELSKTRGKGQGQSEKVNLHPQTMCPGFGGLRVLARINGAQVCLVTDKGCLYGLTFVSQFYAARKSVLSVEITDKTLSVGSLDTDIKKALEKIAEDKSVRVIPVVSLCVAETAGFAAELLPKKIGDVEIFPVKLPAYQLRSHPEAKDVAVLALLSRFADFSVKRKKTLLIVGEIFPLDAMAIGALLQQLGVEAVFTLPSQSLDDYKEAGSVGACAILHPFYEQTAAFFQEKGVPIITGNPVGANSTYKWIKDIGEVLALNPAQVELVAQQEKDKIKAVMQQHKVEGSVIVAGYEGNEFPLVRLLLEAGLTVPYASTSIKQTPLGEEDDKLLKMLGTDVRYRKFLEEDRRAVLEHKPDLVIGTTSLDSYVKEMGIPAVYYTNIMSSRPLYFAQGAATVLTLINGLLKRKNIYEKMQAFFQ; via the coding sequence ATGAGCGAGGAAAAAAACAAAACAAACTTGCAATCAGAATCAAATTTTGAAAGCCTTTTTAATGAGTTAAGCAAAACCCGAGGAAAAGGGCAAGGACAAAGTGAAAAGGTAAATTTACATCCTCAAACCATGTGTCCCGGTTTTGGTGGGCTACGGGTTCTTGCCAGAATCAATGGCGCTCAGGTCTGTTTAGTGACTGACAAAGGCTGTTTGTATGGATTGACTTTTGTCTCTCAATTTTATGCAGCTCGCAAATCGGTGCTATCTGTTGAAATTACTGATAAAACACTTTCAGTCGGTTCGCTCGATACGGATATTAAAAAAGCGTTAGAAAAAATCGCTGAGGATAAATCGGTTCGTGTTATTCCTGTTGTGAGTTTGTGCGTTGCAGAGACAGCTGGATTCGCTGCAGAGCTCTTACCGAAAAAAATTGGTGACGTAGAAATTTTTCCTGTAAAGTTACCTGCGTACCAATTGCGTTCTCATCCAGAGGCCAAAGACGTTGCCGTGTTGGCCTTGCTTTCTCGCTTTGCTGATTTTTCCGTTAAGCGGAAAAAAACCCTTCTCATTGTTGGTGAAATCTTTCCGCTTGATGCAATGGCAATCGGGGCATTGCTTCAGCAACTCGGTGTTGAAGCGGTTTTTACCTTGCCTTCTCAAAGTTTAGATGATTATAAAGAAGCCGGCAGCGTAGGGGCATGTGCGATTCTGCATCCATTTTATGAGCAGACGGCGGCCTTTTTCCAGGAAAAAGGCGTCCCAATTATCACGGGAAATCCAGTCGGCGCAAATTCAACTTACAAATGGATCAAGGATATTGGTGAGGTTTTGGCGCTCAACCCGGCGCAAGTTGAACTGGTGGCGCAGCAAGAAAAAGATAAAATTAAAGCCGTTATGCAGCAGCATAAAGTTGAAGGATCGGTTATTGTTGCTGGGTATGAAGGCAATGAGTTTCCATTAGTTCGGCTGTTGTTGGAGGCTGGTTTAACTGTGCCATACGCTTCCACATCGATTAAGCAAACGCCGCTTGGTGAAGAAGATGATAAGCTTTTAAAGATGCTGGGGACAGATGTTCGTTATCGGAAATTCTTAGAAGAAGATCGGCGAGCTGTTCTTGAGCACAAACCAGATTTGGTGATTGGAACGACTTCGCTGGATAGTTACGTGAAAGAAATGGGTATTCCAGCAGTTTATTACACCAATATTATGTCGTCGCGACCATTATATTTTGCGCAAGGCGCAGCAACTGTTTTAACGCTAATTAATGGATTGCTGAAAAGGAAAAATATTTATGAAAAGATGCAAGCTTTCTTTCAATAA
- a CDS encoding tetratricopeptide repeat protein → MIYSRFKKAFLFCGLLLAMFGCGVENGLQKLEQKVWANPNDVEAQFNLGKAYGSIGDYEKAATTLKKVTELDSTHPVAYSALGAAYFMLERYDDAIQAFQSAKALQPKDPEKSVDLGNAYFNAKKFPEAISEYKTALALDSTLHEVYYNLGMSYAKNGQKSEALHAYEILKTYNSYLASSLQREFIDILGLEIE, encoded by the coding sequence ATGATTTATTCTCGATTTAAAAAAGCCTTTCTGTTTTGCGGTTTGCTGCTCGCGATGTTTGGGTGCGGTGTTGAAAATGGCCTTCAAAAACTCGAGCAAAAAGTATGGGCAAATCCAAATGATGTTGAAGCGCAGTTCAATTTAGGCAAAGCCTATGGAAGCATTGGTGATTATGAAAAAGCGGCGACAACTTTGAAAAAAGTCACTGAGCTTGATTCAACGCATCCTGTTGCGTATTCGGCTCTTGGCGCGGCGTATTTTATGCTCGAGCGCTACGACGACGCCATTCAAGCCTTTCAATCAGCAAAAGCGTTGCAGCCAAAAGATCCTGAAAAATCGGTTGATCTTGGAAATGCTTACTTCAATGCAAAAAAATTTCCAGAAGCCATTTCAGAATATAAAACAGCGCTTGCGCTGGATTCAACCTTACACGAAGTGTATTACAATTTAGGGATGAGTTACGCTAAAAATGGCCAAAAATCAGAAGCACTTCACGCTTACGAAATTTTGAAAACATACAATTCTTATCTGGCTTCTTCCCTGCAGCGAGAGTTCATCGATATTCTTGGCTTGGAAATAGAGTAG
- a CDS encoding SPOR domain-containing protein, with protein sequence MSWLYEEGSSSSKNLYIIIGAVAVVLLLAIGGFFIFSGGGESEEKMPDVSAAHTVEAPVEEKASEAAQAVEESQEKEMIPEQSAAETPQPERRYAQPNREIESSPAPSKASSAISSRAAASRETPWFVPPQLTKKMNLSDGGYAISVGSFPDKSKADALVETYAKKGIAAAVWETEVRGKTFNRVLVGSFSSRAEALRTKEEAASVLPGDAFIVKVK encoded by the coding sequence TTGAGTTGGCTGTATGAAGAAGGCAGTAGTAGCAGTAAAAATTTATATATCATCATCGGTGCGGTAGCGGTTGTATTACTTTTAGCGATTGGCGGTTTCTTTATTTTTAGCGGCGGCGGCGAATCTGAGGAAAAGATGCCTGATGTTTCAGCAGCGCATACCGTTGAAGCGCCAGTTGAAGAAAAAGCCAGCGAAGCGGCTCAAGCAGTCGAGGAATCGCAAGAAAAAGAAATGATCCCTGAGCAAAGTGCCGCGGAGACGCCGCAACCAGAGCGCCGTTATGCTCAGCCAAATCGTGAGATCGAATCTTCACCGGCTCCAAGCAAAGCCTCGAGCGCAATCAGTTCGCGCGCAGCGGCTTCGCGTGAAACGCCATGGTTTGTTCCTCCTCAGTTGACTAAGAAAATGAATCTATCCGATGGCGGTTACGCCATTTCGGTCGGGTCTTTTCCCGATAAAAGCAAAGCCGATGCGTTGGTGGAAACGTATGCCAAAAAAGGGATTGCCGCGGCGGTTTGGGAAACGGAGGTTCGTGGAAAAACTTTCAATCGTGTTTTGGTTGGCAGTTTTAGCTCTCGTGCTGAAGCGCTACGAACGAAAGAAGAGGCCGCGTCTGTGTTGCCTGGCGATGCGTTTATTGTAAAAGTGAAGTAA
- a CDS encoding tetratricopeptide repeat protein translates to MRHSQAQQISDLTKSKIDSLTTLLDTCENLPAYETLATYYYQKREFIEAAKLFKHAVRLSDSIAANHFGLAQSYFALHQYRYAAASYQKVTKLTPFFFTAFYNLGITYLHLGQYQEAKKTFIHALSLEPENSYCFFHIAKAYRGLRLFEQALAALHYAAELSPGFSEAHFLLGDIYFELEQYQNAAVNYQQMLILSPNATLALYRLGLTFIRLKEKTKAQQAYNLLEKINPYLAQKLLNQIEIM, encoded by the coding sequence GTGAGACATTCACAAGCTCAGCAAATTTCTGACCTGACAAAATCGAAAATAGACTCCCTAACTACACTGCTGGATACTTGCGAAAATTTACCTGCTTATGAAACACTTGCCACCTATTATTACCAAAAACGTGAATTTATCGAAGCAGCCAAGCTTTTTAAACATGCCGTTCGCTTAAGCGACTCCATCGCTGCCAATCATTTCGGACTTGCCCAATCCTATTTTGCACTCCATCAATATCGATATGCTGCCGCCTCTTATCAAAAAGTCACGAAACTAACGCCGTTCTTTTTCACTGCTTTTTATAATTTAGGGATTACTTATTTACACCTGGGGCAATATCAGGAAGCAAAAAAAACATTTATCCATGCCCTTTCACTTGAACCGGAAAATTCCTATTGCTTTTTTCATATCGCAAAAGCCTATCGTGGTTTGAGGCTTTTTGAACAAGCGCTTGCCGCACTTCACTACGCTGCTGAACTTTCACCTGGATTTTCTGAAGCCCATTTTCTACTTGGAGATATTTATTTTGAATTGGAACAATATCAAAACGCGGCTGTGAACTATCAGCAAATGCTGATTCTTTCACCAAATGCTACTTTAGCACTTTATCGACTTGGCCTTACATTTATTCGCTTAAAAGAGAAAACCAAAGCGCAACAAGCTTATAATCTTTTAGAAAAAATCAACCCATATTTAGCTCAAAAGCTGCTCAATCAAATCGAGATTATGTGA